A stretch of Pseudoprevotella muciniphila DNA encodes these proteins:
- a CDS encoding DMP19 family protein encodes MRIVIKDSELQKAAQEGMDAFLSVFVKAIEREIDGKLTEEKMADMPSEYITLWAFHLLHEEVMDGGFVQLIVNRNGPFIFFNPFAKVMRLWGLKDLSKLLYRGRELFEKYRDQLEGDFTDEEFMALYETMPEFDDLDDEFVLEEESYVERIAIYIDEHIEDFADIEK; translated from the coding sequence ATGCGAATTGTCATAAAAGACAGCGAACTGCAAAAGGCGGCTCAAGAAGGTATGGATGCCTTCTTGAGCGTCTTTGTTAAAGCAATAGAGAGAGAGATTGATGGCAAACTCACAGAGGAAAAGATGGCAGATATGCCGTCGGAATACATCACACTTTGGGCTTTCCATCTGCTGCATGAAGAGGTGATGGACGGAGGGTTTGTACAACTCATTGTCAACAGAAACGGCCCATTTATCTTCTTCAACCCCTTTGCCAAGGTCATGAGGCTGTGGGGACTGAAAGACCTCTCAAAACTCCTCTATCGTGGACGAGAACTGTTTGAAAAATATCGCGACCAATTAGAGGGCGATTTTACTGACGAAGAATTTATGGCATTGTACGAAACGATGCCGGAATTCGACGACCTCGATGATGAATTTGTGCTCGAAGAGGAAAGTTATGTGGAACGCATAGCCATCTACATCGATGAGCATATTGAAGATTTCGCGGACATTGAAAAATAA
- the smpB gene encoding SsrA-binding protein SmpB: MAKKKALKSKTINIKNKRAEFDYQIIDQYTAGIVLYGTEIKSIREGKASLVDTYCYINGGEIFVKNMYIAEYAFGSFRNHATRRERKLLLNKKEIRSLENDTKSPGLTIVPLLLYIDDNGRAKMDIALCRGKKQYDKRAAMKEKDAKRELSRTFHKEY; the protein is encoded by the coding sequence ATGGCAAAGAAAAAGGCACTCAAAAGCAAAACCATAAACATAAAAAACAAAAGGGCAGAGTTCGATTATCAAATCATCGATCAATACACTGCAGGCATCGTTCTCTATGGCACAGAAATAAAAAGCATACGAGAGGGTAAGGCGAGCCTTGTGGATACGTATTGCTACATCAATGGCGGTGAAATCTTTGTCAAGAATATGTATATTGCCGAATATGCATTCGGCTCTTTCAGAAACCATGCCACACGCAGGGAACGCAAACTTTTGCTCAACAAGAAGGAAATCAGGTCGCTCGAAAACGATACAAAATCACCCGGTTTGACAATAGTGCCACTTTTGCTCTATATCGACGATAACGGACGTGCCAAAATGGATATAGCCTTATGTCGAGGAAAGAAACAGTACGACAAACGTGCTGCCATGAAAGAAAAGGACGCCAAGCGCGAACTTTCAAGAACGTTCCATAAAGAATATTAA
- the metH gene encoding methionine synthase has protein sequence MQTLEQIIKNRILILDGAMGTMIQKFSLSEEDFRGERFADLPGQQKGNNDLLVLTRPDVISEIHRRYLRAGADIIETNSFNSQRVSMSDYHCEHLCRELNLAAAKLAKQCAEDFSTEEKPRFVAGSVGPTNRMLSMSPDVEDPALRSITFDEMEAAFEEQIQALIDGGVDAVLIETIFDTLNTKAALYAAEEVMKRTRRVPVMLSVTIADKAGRTLSGQNIQAFLASVARPEIFSVGLNCSFGARDMKPFLMELANDAPYYVSCYPNAGLPNSLGQYDQKPEDMAEQVSEFVEEQLVNIIGGCCGTTDAFIAQYPKLVEGKAPRVPKSRPVNMQLAGLDRYELRPNSNFANVGERCNVAGSRKFLRLINEKKYDEAVQIAMKQVEDGAQVIDINMDDGLLDAEKEMTHFLNLLAAEPTVARIPFMIDSSKWNVIRAALKCVQGKCIVNSISLKEGEEKFVEKASEILRYGAATVVMAFDEQGQATTYERRIEICSRAYKILTEKLHFPPQDIIFDPNVLSVCSGIPEHDRYALDFINATKWIRNNLPHVHISGGVSNLSFSFRGNNYIREAMHAVFLYHAINAGMDMGIVNPATSVLYSDIPAERLKIIEDALLCRTSDAAEKLLNLAQETLSEKLQSKADDKADNYAAMTPQQRLADDLRKGVETHLEENINILLGEYPHAINIIEGPLMDGMNKVGELFGAGKMFLPQVIKTARTMKKAVEILKPHIEAEKEEGASSNGKVLIATVKGDVHDIGKNIVSVVLGCNNYEIIDLGVMTPAETIVEAVLNNHVDLIGLSGLITPSLDEMVNTVRALKEANISIPVAVGGATTSEMHTALKIATEYDGPVLWVKDASQMAIVAAKLMQEQSRDKLVSEICQRYETLRREYETSQTETTSLEQARRGKLNLFE, from the coding sequence ATGCAAACGCTCGAACAGATAATTAAAAATCGCATCCTTATCCTTGATGGTGCAATGGGTACGATGATACAGAAATTTTCTCTTTCTGAGGAAGATTTCCGTGGTGAGCGGTTTGCTGATTTACCTGGACAACAGAAAGGCAATAACGATTTACTTGTTCTGACACGCCCTGATGTTATCTCTGAAATCCACCGACGTTATCTAAGAGCCGGAGCCGATATTATAGAAACCAACTCTTTCAATTCTCAAAGAGTTTCTATGTCTGATTACCATTGCGAGCACCTGTGTCGTGAACTTAATTTGGCTGCAGCAAAGTTGGCAAAACAATGTGCCGAAGATTTTTCCACAGAAGAAAAGCCACGCTTTGTAGCCGGCTCCGTAGGTCCGACCAACCGAATGCTTTCGATGAGTCCCGACGTAGAAGACCCCGCTCTCCGCAGCATTACTTTCGATGAGATGGAAGCGGCATTTGAAGAGCAAATACAGGCTTTGATTGATGGAGGCGTGGATGCTGTTCTCATTGAAACCATATTCGACACGCTCAATACAAAAGCGGCATTATATGCTGCCGAGGAAGTGATGAAAAGAACGCGGCGCGTACCGGTAATGTTGTCTGTAACGATTGCAGACAAGGCAGGACGTACCCTTAGCGGACAGAATATTCAGGCATTCCTTGCTTCTGTGGCGCGACCTGAAATTTTTTCCGTAGGACTGAATTGTTCATTTGGTGCAAGGGACATGAAACCCTTCCTGATGGAGTTGGCAAACGATGCGCCGTACTACGTGAGTTGCTATCCGAATGCAGGTCTTCCAAATAGTCTTGGGCAATATGACCAGAAGCCGGAGGATATGGCAGAACAGGTTAGCGAATTTGTAGAAGAACAACTCGTTAACATTATCGGTGGGTGCTGTGGAACAACAGATGCATTTATAGCACAATATCCCAAACTTGTCGAAGGCAAGGCGCCCAGAGTACCAAAGTCGCGGCCTGTCAATATGCAACTTGCAGGTCTTGATAGGTATGAACTGCGTCCAAACAGCAATTTTGCCAATGTGGGAGAGCGGTGCAATGTTGCAGGATCGAGAAAATTCCTGCGCCTTATCAATGAGAAAAAGTATGACGAGGCGGTGCAGATAGCCATGAAGCAAGTAGAGGATGGCGCGCAGGTCATAGACATCAATATGGACGATGGCTTGTTGGATGCAGAAAAGGAAATGACACATTTTCTCAATTTGCTCGCTGCTGAACCAACTGTGGCAAGAATTCCGTTTATGATAGATTCTTCCAAATGGAATGTCATACGTGCTGCTTTGAAGTGTGTTCAGGGAAAATGTATCGTCAATTCCATCTCTCTGAAAGAAGGTGAGGAAAAGTTTGTGGAGAAAGCATCTGAGATTCTGCGCTATGGTGCGGCTACTGTTGTCATGGCATTTGATGAACAAGGGCAAGCCACAACTTACGAGCGAAGAATAGAAATCTGCAGCAGGGCATACAAAATACTTACGGAGAAACTGCATTTCCCACCGCAGGACATCATCTTCGATCCAAACGTCTTATCGGTCTGTTCAGGCATACCCGAGCACGACAGATATGCTCTCGACTTCATAAACGCCACGAAATGGATTCGCAACAATTTGCCTCATGTGCATATTAGTGGTGGTGTGAGCAACCTCTCGTTCTCTTTCAGAGGAAATAACTACATACGCGAAGCAATGCATGCAGTTTTCCTATATCATGCCATCAATGCAGGAATGGACATGGGTATAGTTAATCCGGCTACCAGTGTGCTCTATTCAGACATACCTGCAGAACGGCTGAAAATCATAGAAGATGCTCTCTTGTGCAGAACCTCTGATGCGGCTGAAAAATTGCTGAATCTCGCACAAGAAACGCTCTCCGAAAAACTGCAATCAAAAGCAGACGACAAAGCGGACAATTATGCCGCCATGACACCTCAACAACGTCTTGCCGACGACTTAAGAAAAGGTGTTGAGACGCACCTCGAAGAAAATATCAATATACTTCTGGGAGAGTATCCCCATGCAATCAATATCATCGAAGGACCGCTGATGGATGGCATGAATAAAGTTGGTGAACTCTTCGGTGCAGGGAAGATGTTTCTTCCGCAAGTCATAAAGACGGCGAGAACGATGAAAAAGGCAGTGGAAATACTAAAGCCACACATAGAGGCGGAAAAGGAAGAGGGAGCAAGTTCAAATGGAAAGGTGCTCATAGCCACAGTGAAAGGTGATGTACACGATATAGGAAAAAACATCGTCTCGGTGGTGCTCGGTTGCAACAATTATGAAATAATCGATCTCGGAGTGATGACGCCGGCTGAAACTATAGTGGAGGCAGTGCTGAATAACCATGTCGATCTCATAGGTCTGAGTGGACTTATCACACCTTCGCTCGATGAAATGGTTAACACCGTAAGAGCACTGAAAGAAGCAAATATCTCAATACCCGTAGCAGTGGGAGGCGCAACAACAAGCGAGATGCATACGGCACTGAAAATAGCAACGGAGTATGACGGACCTGTGCTTTGGGTGAAGGATGCCAGTCAGATGGCTATTGTTGCTGCAAAACTTATGCAAGAGCAAAGTCGTGATAAACTTGTTTCAGAAATCTGTCAGCGGTATGAAACACTTCGGCGAGAATACGAAACAAGTCAGACAGAAACGACATCCCTCGAACAGGCAAGAAGAGGGAAACTGAATCTGTTTGAATAA
- a CDS encoding SLBB domain-containing protein gives MTRTYLRALALFVFAMMLGNNTLQAQSSMTDTQVMEFIVSENQRGASRSEIVTKLMERGVSIETIRRVRNKYEKQQSKALPGAKNITTQNNSRLRKPNGEKKEEPKKQPPYKTRNTQYRDAEEERDDYYSELERFVPDTIDYYMQDDEQEEKKGEKKIFGRNIFNRKNLSFEPNMNIATPADYRLGPGDAVYVDIYGASQKTFESTVSPDGYINLEGYGPISVNGLTVSQATARLKNTLGRRYQSSQLRVSVGQTKTISVNVFGEVKSPGTYTLSAFATVFHALYLAGGTTEIGSLRSIKVYRHNNLISTVDVYDYILNGKLTGNVKLQSGDVITVQTYDCLVQIAGKVKRPMWYEMKSGESVATLLKYAGGFSGEAYEDNVSVIRKKGGMYSVYSVDKYSRSAFRVADGDSVYVDSTLNRYSNMVEIKGEVNRPGYYQMDGSIATVSQLIEKAGGLTDYALKQRGLMHRRKADRSLEAKSFDVEALMNHEVEDIILKNEDVIFIPSLKDMQEERTVRIEGEVVYPGVYDYIENTSLEDFVLQAGGLKDAASTVKIDVSRRIRNHSAKKADNQIAQWFSFELKDGFVVDGTAGFILQPFDEVYVRRSPGYIEQEHVSVDGEIAFAGVYTLTKKTQRLSDLIEVAGGLTSEGYAHGARLERVMTYSERLNYQNLMNLIITDSLDLARLQLGDTRPVGISLDKALENPGSEYDLVLRNGDRLIIPQYSNTVSINGQVLYPNTVNYKSGATLSYYINQAGGFNNYAKKSKVFAVNMNGTVTRIRSSRDIEPGTQIFVPSKANKKGLSVSEFIGLGTMGASVAAIIASILK, from the coding sequence ATGACAAGAACATACTTAAGGGCATTAGCACTGTTTGTTTTCGCCATGATGTTGGGTAACAACACGTTACAGGCACAATCCTCTATGACCGACACCCAGGTGATGGAGTTTATCGTAAGTGAAAACCAGAGGGGGGCTTCCAGAAGTGAAATAGTTACCAAACTCATGGAGCGTGGCGTTTCCATTGAAACAATCAGGCGTGTACGAAATAAGTATGAAAAGCAGCAAAGTAAGGCTCTGCCAGGAGCCAAGAACATCACAACGCAAAATAACAGCCGCCTCAGAAAACCTAACGGAGAAAAGAAAGAAGAACCTAAAAAACAGCCCCCATACAAAACCAGAAATACACAATATAGGGACGCAGAAGAAGAAAGGGACGACTATTATTCTGAACTCGAACGATTTGTGCCCGACACCATCGACTACTATATGCAGGACGATGAACAAGAAGAGAAAAAAGGGGAAAAGAAAATCTTTGGACGTAATATCTTCAACCGAAAGAATCTGTCTTTCGAGCCTAATATGAATATCGCAACGCCTGCCGACTACAGGCTCGGTCCCGGCGATGCAGTCTATGTAGATATTTACGGAGCATCTCAAAAAACCTTCGAAAGCACAGTGTCACCCGATGGATACATCAACCTCGAAGGCTATGGACCTATCTCGGTCAATGGACTTACAGTCAGCCAAGCCACAGCCAGATTGAAGAACACACTGGGGAGGCGTTATCAAAGTAGCCAGTTAAGAGTGTCCGTAGGGCAGACGAAAACCATCTCTGTGAATGTTTTTGGTGAAGTGAAATCCCCGGGAACATATACACTTTCGGCCTTTGCCACAGTGTTCCATGCGCTTTATTTGGCAGGTGGTACAACAGAAATAGGTTCTCTCCGCAGTATCAAAGTTTATCGACACAATAACTTGATTTCCACAGTTGACGTTTATGATTACATCCTCAACGGCAAACTCACGGGTAATGTGAAATTGCAGTCGGGTGATGTCATCACAGTACAAACCTACGACTGTCTCGTGCAAATCGCAGGAAAAGTGAAGCGCCCAATGTGGTATGAAATGAAGTCTGGCGAAAGTGTAGCCACACTCCTCAAATATGCCGGAGGATTCTCTGGTGAAGCATACGAAGACAATGTCAGTGTCATACGCAAGAAGGGGGGCATGTATTCTGTTTACAGTGTCGATAAGTATTCAAGAAGTGCCTTCCGTGTGGCAGACGGCGACTCTGTGTATGTTGACAGTACACTGAACAGATATTCCAATATGGTGGAAATCAAGGGCGAGGTGAACCGCCCGGGATACTATCAGATGGATGGAAGTATCGCTACCGTGAGCCAACTCATTGAAAAGGCAGGAGGATTGACGGACTATGCCTTAAAGCAGAGAGGACTGATGCATCGAAGAAAGGCAGACCGCTCGCTCGAGGCCAAGAGTTTCGATGTGGAGGCTTTGATGAATCACGAGGTGGAGGATATCATTTTGAAGAATGAAGACGTAATCTTCATTCCGTCATTGAAGGATATGCAGGAGGAGAGAACGGTAAGAATAGAGGGCGAGGTGGTTTATCCCGGTGTTTACGACTATATTGAAAATACATCTCTCGAAGACTTTGTGCTTCAGGCAGGAGGCCTCAAGGATGCGGCTTCAACTGTTAAAATTGATGTTTCGCGTCGTATAAGAAATCATTCGGCAAAAAAGGCAGACAATCAGATAGCACAGTGGTTCAGTTTTGAACTGAAAGATGGTTTTGTGGTGGATGGAACGGCAGGTTTTATTCTTCAGCCTTTCGACGAAGTGTATGTCAGAAGAAGCCCGGGCTACATAGAGCAGGAGCATGTGTCTGTGGATGGTGAAATAGCATTTGCCGGTGTTTACACCCTGACAAAGAAAACACAGCGGCTCAGCGACCTTATAGAAGTTGCAGGTGGACTGACAAGCGAGGGATATGCACATGGAGCACGTCTTGAAAGAGTAATGACATACTCCGAGCGGTTGAATTACCAGAACCTGATGAACCTTATCATAACTGACTCTCTTGACCTTGCGAGACTGCAATTAGGAGACACACGTCCGGTTGGTATAAGTCTCGACAAGGCGCTGGAAAATCCGGGAAGTGAGTATGACCTCGTATTGCGAAATGGAGACAGACTCATCATACCGCAATACTCCAACACAGTGAGCATTAACGGACAGGTGCTTTATCCGAACACTGTGAATTATAAAAGTGGTGCAACGCTCAGTTATTACATCAATCAAGCCGGTGGTTTCAATAACTACGCTAAGAAGTCGAAAGTGTTTGCCGTTAACATGAACGGCACTGTAACAAGAATAAGAAGTTCGCGCGACATTGAACCAGGAACACAAATCTTTGTTCCGTCGAAAGCAAACAAAAAGGGACTCTCTGTGAGCGAATTCATTGGACTTGGAACAATGGGAGCAAGCGTGGCGGCGATAATAGCCTCAATACTAAAATAA
- a CDS encoding GumC domain-containing protein, producing MEQNEIKTDQQNSSVQDVEAGKEQMSKPTENATGKEKKSVLTGKINLGLIFSTIWRNRYKYIIPFVVVGVLSCLLVVTMPKVYKVTVMLAPEYNSSESSSLGGLGSLASMAGINLSSLNSQDAITPSFYPDLMNSMEFVSGLFDVKVTTQDGSFTGALSKYFTTKQKASWIDQQLGKLKRDDNISDVRNKVRTSNGSDKINPFALSKKEYELAQAIMGSITCTVDKKTDVITITTQTQDPLVTALLADTIKERLQVFITQYRTSKARNDLKNAQNLCERAHQDYIKKQKEYATFVDANQDLVLESFKAKEENLENEMQIAYTTYSGLKQQVQLHKAKVEARTPAFTTLQNASVPTKSAGPKRSIIIVVAELITFLITTIFVLIFDKNVKL from the coding sequence ATGGAACAAAACGAAATAAAAACAGATCAGCAAAATTCTTCTGTTCAAGACGTTGAGGCAGGAAAAGAGCAAATGAGTAAGCCAACTGAAAATGCAACAGGGAAGGAGAAAAAGTCTGTGCTGACAGGAAAAATAAACCTTGGACTGATTTTTTCTACAATATGGCGAAATCGCTATAAATATATCATTCCTTTCGTTGTGGTAGGTGTATTGTCGTGCCTTTTGGTGGTTACAATGCCAAAGGTGTACAAAGTAACCGTGATGCTTGCGCCAGAATACAACAGTTCCGAATCTTCAAGCCTCGGAGGATTGGGGAGTCTGGCTTCAATGGCAGGTATAAACCTTTCAAGTCTCAATTCGCAAGATGCTATCACACCGAGTTTCTATCCCGATTTGATGAATTCCATGGAGTTTGTTTCAGGGCTTTTCGACGTGAAAGTTACAACGCAGGATGGCAGTTTTACCGGAGCACTGTCTAAATATTTTACAACAAAGCAGAAGGCGTCGTGGATAGATCAGCAGTTGGGAAAACTAAAGCGCGATGACAATATCTCTGATGTGCGAAACAAAGTGCGTACGTCTAACGGGAGCGACAAAATCAATCCATTTGCGTTAAGCAAGAAAGAATACGAATTGGCGCAAGCCATTATGGGCAGCATAACCTGCACCGTAGATAAGAAAACAGATGTCATCACCATCACCACTCAAACACAAGACCCGCTCGTAACAGCGCTCTTGGCTGATACAATAAAAGAGCGCCTGCAAGTCTTTATTACGCAATATCGAACGAGCAAGGCGAGAAACGACTTAAAAAATGCGCAAAACCTTTGTGAACGGGCGCATCAAGACTACATCAAGAAGCAGAAGGAATATGCCACGTTCGTAGATGCAAACCAAGACCTCGTGCTCGAAAGTTTTAAAGCAAAAGAAGAAAACTTGGAGAACGAAATGCAAATAGCCTATACCACCTATAGCGGATTAAAGCAGCAGGTACAACTTCATAAAGCAAAAGTTGAGGCCAGAACTCCTGCTTTCACAACCCTCCAAAATGCTTCTGTACCAACTAAATCAGCAGGACCGAAGCGTTCCATCATTATCGTAGTAGCAGAACTCATCACATTCCTCATCACAACCATCTTTGTCCTGATTTTCGACAAGAATGTGAAACTTTAG
- a CDS encoding Fic family protein, protein MTKIEALYNEWKSLQPIREEDANRLHQKFMLEFNYNSNHLEGNTLTYGQTELLLLFGKVVDAANMKDLEDMKASNVGLKMMEKQASSEYPLTETFIRQLHKTILREDYKVYKNLPGGQSFSYTVHAGVYKTRPNSVITQTGERFEYASPEETPSLMTDLINWYREAEESGKYTLAEMCALFHYRYIRIHPFEDGNGRIARLLVNYILAKHDYPMIVVKSSDKENYLNALSTCDGFVGTAPSEGAQATIEQIRPFVSYIEMCMERSLNTCIRAAKGQSIEEDEDFIKELKILERQKKQDFATEQSQTRFSEEEVWNVLEFVYFPLVEKFEKAIKAVNEVFHFTQSIRSNYLSKTQDYKEGLQVNNVQRKTTDPQLLEYVKNSKSMWYVCEIINPMHPKHNQLNFKKKFYVTFFEDHYFVDGILNKNFAYGAYPTTEERKAIVRQFKDDLLDTLKKL, encoded by the coding sequence ATGACAAAGATAGAAGCATTATACAACGAGTGGAAGTCACTGCAACCGATTCGCGAAGAAGACGCAAACCGCCTCCACCAGAAATTTATGCTGGAGTTCAATTACAACAGCAATCATTTGGAGGGCAACACGCTGACATACGGACAAACAGAGCTGCTTCTTCTCTTTGGAAAGGTGGTTGATGCTGCCAACATGAAAGACTTGGAAGACATGAAGGCAAGCAATGTGGGACTGAAGATGATGGAAAAACAAGCATCTTCTGAATACCCATTAACAGAGACCTTTATCCGCCAACTTCATAAGACAATTCTTCGTGAAGACTATAAGGTGTATAAGAATCTTCCTGGTGGACAATCATTTTCTTACACCGTACATGCAGGTGTTTATAAAACGCGGCCAAACAGTGTCATTACCCAAACTGGCGAACGATTTGAATATGCCTCGCCAGAAGAAACTCCCTCACTGATGACAGACTTGATTAATTGGTATAGGGAGGCGGAAGAGTCAGGAAAATACACACTCGCTGAGATGTGTGCCCTATTCCACTACCGCTATATCCGCATCCACCCCTTTGAGGATGGCAATGGTCGCATAGCACGTCTGTTGGTAAATTATATCCTTGCCAAGCACGATTATCCCATGATTGTTGTTAAAAGCAGTGACAAGGAAAACTATTTGAATGCGCTGAGTACCTGTGATGGATTTGTAGGTACTGCACCATCAGAAGGCGCACAAGCCACTATAGAACAGATTCGTCCATTCGTGAGCTACATAGAAATGTGTATGGAAAGATCTCTGAACACCTGCATCCGTGCCGCAAAAGGTCAAAGTATCGAAGAAGATGAAGACTTCATAAAAGAACTGAAGATATTGGAGCGTCAAAAGAAGCAAGACTTTGCAACAGAACAATCCCAAACACGATTCAGCGAGGAAGAGGTATGGAATGTGTTGGAATTTGTGTATTTCCCATTAGTTGAAAAATTTGAAAAAGCCATAAAGGCTGTTAACGAAGTCTTCCACTTCACTCAGTCTATAAGAAGCAATTACCTTTCAAAGACACAAGACTATAAAGAGGGTTTACAAGTCAATAACGTTCAAAGAAAAACAACTGACCCTCAACTTCTTGAATATGTCAAGAATTCAAAATCAATGTGGTATGTATGCGAGATAATAAATCCTATGCATCCAAAGCATAATCAACTGAATTTTAAGAAGAAATTCTATGTTACATTCTTTGAAGATCATTACTTCGTTGATGGCATCTTGAATAAGAATTTTGCATACGGCGCATATCCTACAACAGAGGAAAGAAAAGCTATCGTCCGACAATTCAAAGACGACTTGCTTGACACACTGAAAAAACTCTAA
- the miaA gene encoding tRNA (adenosine(37)-N6)-dimethylallyltransferase MiaA encodes MASQYDFTTILGPTASGKTTLACRLAHKTGAEIISGDSRQVYRGMDIGTGKDLSDYVVDGKAIPYHLIDIVNPGYKYSVYEYQRDFLSAYNDIKSRNKPVLLCGGSGLYLESVIRSYRLSPVPPNPTLREELADKSIEELTEILKRYKTLHNTTDIDSPQRAIRAIEIEEHYLREPLDLRSFPQLNSLNIGIDVDRDVRRERISRRLKQRLEEGMLDEIRRLLDSGIAAEDLIYYGLEYKYLTLHVIGQLSHDEMFRQLEIAIHQFAKRQMTWFRGMERRGVKIHWIKESLSTEEKIEQIMALAISQE; translated from the coding sequence ATGGCAAGTCAATACGATTTTACAACCATACTCGGTCCTACGGCTTCAGGCAAGACAACACTTGCTTGTCGTCTTGCACATAAGACGGGTGCAGAAATTATCAGCGGCGACAGCAGACAGGTTTATCGCGGCATGGACATAGGCACTGGAAAGGATTTGTCAGACTATGTGGTAGATGGCAAAGCCATTCCTTATCACCTCATCGACATTGTCAATCCCGGCTACAAGTACAGCGTGTATGAATATCAACGCGATTTCCTCTCTGCATACAATGACATTAAGTCGCGCAACAAACCTGTGCTACTTTGCGGGGGCTCCGGTCTTTACTTAGAAAGTGTCATAAGGAGTTATCGCCTTTCTCCGGTTCCTCCTAACCCTACCCTGCGTGAAGAACTGGCTGACAAGAGTATTGAAGAACTTACAGAAATTCTCAAAAGATATAAGACACTCCACAACACAACAGACATAGACAGTCCTCAACGTGCCATACGCGCCATAGAGATTGAAGAGCACTATCTGAGAGAGCCTCTCGACCTACGAAGTTTCCCTCAACTCAACAGTCTTAACATAGGTATCGACGTTGATCGCGACGTTCGCCGTGAGCGCATCAGCCGCCGTCTGAAGCAACGGCTGGAGGAAGGCATGCTTGATGAAATTCGCAGGCTGCTCGACAGCGGTATCGCTGCAGAAGACTTAATTTACTATGGTTTAGAATACAAATACCTTACACTTCATGTCATTGGTCAGTTGAGCCATGATGAGATGTTCAGACAATTGGAAATAGCCATTCACCAATTTGCGAAGCGTCAGATGACATGGTTCCGAGGTATGGAACGACGGGGTGTAAAGATTCATTGGATAAAAGAGTCGCTCAGCACTGAAGAAAAAATAGAACAAATAATGGCACTTGCTATTTCTCAAGAATAA
- a CDS encoding patatin-like phospholipase family protein, producing the protein MKKFFLFFLLALLTVSMGAQRAKVALVLGGGGAKGAAEVGVIKVLEKEGIPVDMVVGTSIGSICGALYAVGYTGEQMDSLFRCQDWGYLFSDREDKDDHSIISFKNNVPHVFGRPLWKNKNTNKDKSKALDDMSGFGFVKGRNIMTFFEQVIPNPDSVASFDSLQRPFRAVAYDVRSKQEVHIDHGSIPLAMRASMSIPLFFTPVEIDGMKLIDGGIVNNLPVDVARDMGADFVIAIDLSVKGADLKREESFWDKVRLKFDISDRPKYEQNRPNADLYLNPPLEGYSVESFSKKQIAEMIEIGEQYARKNLKQIKKFAKQVRKAKK; encoded by the coding sequence ATGAAAAAGTTTTTTCTGTTTTTTCTGCTCGCATTGTTAACGGTGTCCATGGGGGCGCAACGTGCCAAAGTGGCGCTTGTCCTTGGAGGAGGTGGTGCAAAAGGGGCTGCAGAAGTTGGAGTGATAAAAGTTCTTGAAAAAGAGGGAATACCTGTAGATATGGTCGTAGGCACCAGCATAGGCTCTATCTGTGGCGCATTGTATGCAGTTGGATATACAGGTGAACAGATGGACTCGCTTTTCAGGTGTCAGGATTGGGGCTACCTTTTTAGCGATCGTGAAGATAAAGACGACCATTCCATCATTTCCTTTAAGAACAATGTGCCTCATGTCTTTGGGCGTCCGCTATGGAAAAACAAGAATACCAACAAAGACAAGTCGAAGGCACTTGACGATATGTCCGGTTTCGGATTTGTAAAAGGAAGGAATATTATGACGTTCTTCGAACAGGTCATACCGAATCCGGATAGTGTGGCTTCATTCGACAGCTTGCAACGCCCATTCCGAGCCGTGGCATACGATGTCCGGAGCAAGCAGGAAGTCCACATCGACCATGGATCTATACCGCTTGCCATGCGTGCCAGTATGAGCATACCGTTGTTCTTTACCCCAGTGGAAATAGACGGAATGAAACTCATTGATGGTGGTATAGTAAACAATTTGCCCGTGGATGTGGCACGAGATATGGGGGCGGACTTCGTTATTGCCATAGACTTAAGTGTGAAAGGTGCAGACCTCAAGCGCGAAGAATCTTTTTGGGACAAGGTGCGTCTGAAGTTTGATATTTCCGACCGACCGAAGTACGAACAAAATCGCCCCAATGCAGACTTATATCTCAATCCGCCGTTAGAAGGTTATAGTGTGGAGAGTTTTTCAAAAAAACAAATAGCGGAAATGATAGAGATAGGGGAACAATATGCAAGAAAAAATCTCAAGCAAATCAAGAAATTTGCAAAACAAGTGCGCAAGGCCAAAAAATAG